Proteins co-encoded in one Gehongia tenuis genomic window:
- a CDS encoding YjdF family protein, with protein sequence MTIRSTLTVLFDDPFWIGLCERELDGGYEAARIVFGAEPKDYEIYDFVLRHWHELRFSPALPGTAAKPRANPKRMQRQVRRQTMARGVGTKAQKALKLQLEQGRLERKARTRQARDAEKARQFALHQEKKREKHRGH encoded by the coding sequence ATGACCATAAGATCCACCCTGACGGTCCTGTTCGACGATCCCTTTTGGATCGGCCTGTGCGAACGGGAGCTGGACGGAGGCTACGAGGCGGCAAGGATCGTCTTTGGCGCCGAACCCAAGGACTATGAGATTTACGATTTTGTGCTCCGGCACTGGCACGAGCTGAGATTCAGCCCCGCGCTGCCCGGCACGGCGGCAAAGCCCCGGGCGAATCCAAAGCGCATGCAGCGGCAGGTCCGGCGGCAGACAATGGCGCGGGGCGTGGGCACCAAGGCCCAGAAGGCGCTGAAGCTCCAGCTGGAGCAGGGCAGGCTGGAGCGGAAGGCGCGCACCCGTCAGGCGCGGGATGCGGAGAAGGCGCGGCAGTTCGCCCTCCATCAGGAGAAGAAACGGGAAAAGCACAGGGGCCATTGA
- a CDS encoding nitroreductase family protein — protein sequence MDLMEAMRARHSVRSYLDRPIEGETAEKLEREAAACNEAGGLAIRLAFDEPRAFGGRIAHYGAFRGVKNYMVLAGRGEDLPQRCGYYGERLVLFAQTLGLSTCWVALNYSRGAAGVQLEPGEKLCCLVALGYGREPGVPHRNKPWDKLFRAGEPVPAWFKAGAEAALLAPTAMNQQRFRISLEGTGVRAKALPGVLTRLDLGIVKYHFETGAGRENFHWL from the coding sequence ATGGATTTGATGGAGGCCATGAGGGCGCGGCATTCGGTGCGGAGTTATTTGGACCGGCCCATCGAGGGGGAGACGGCGGAAAAGCTGGAGCGGGAGGCGGCGGCCTGCAATGAAGCGGGCGGGCTTGCCATCCGGCTCGCCTTCGACGAGCCCCGGGCCTTTGGCGGCAGAATCGCCCACTACGGCGCCTTCCGCGGCGTGAAAAACTACATGGTGCTGGCGGGCCGGGGGGAGGATCTCCCGCAGCGGTGCGGCTATTACGGGGAGCGGCTGGTGCTCTTCGCCCAGACGCTGGGCCTTTCCACCTGCTGGGTGGCCCTCAACTACAGCCGGGGCGCGGCCGGCGTCCAGCTGGAACCGGGGGAAAAGCTTTGCTGTCTCGTCGCCCTCGGCTATGGCAGGGAACCGGGCGTGCCCCACAGGAACAAGCCCTGGGATAAGCTGTTCCGGGCCGGGGAGCCGGTGCCTGCCTGGTTCAAGGCGGGTGCGGAGGCGGCGCTTCTCGCGCCCACGGCCATGAACCAGCAGCGCTTCAGGATTTCTCTGGAGGGGACGGGCGTCAGGGCGAAGGCCCTTCCCGGCGTTCTCACCCGGCTGGACCTTGGCATCGTGAAGTATCATTTTGAGACGGGCGCGGGCCGGGAAAACTTTCACTGGCTCTGA
- a CDS encoding ferritin: MDQKVAKLLNEQINKEFYSAYLYLEFANYYDEVGLDGFENWYKVQAQEERDHAMLFYQYMKNNDEKVTLMAIDKPECELTDNMAPLKKGLEHEKYVTALINNIYAAAYEVKDFRTMQLLDWFVKEQGEEEKNATDLITKMELFGTDAKGLYMLNSELGARVYTAPSLVL, from the coding sequence ATGGATCAAAAAGTAGCGAAGCTCTTGAACGAGCAGATCAACAAGGAGTTTTATTCCGCTTATCTGTATTTGGAATTCGCCAACTACTACGACGAAGTCGGCCTGGACGGCTTTGAGAACTGGTACAAGGTGCAGGCCCAGGAGGAGCGGGATCACGCCATGCTGTTCTATCAATATATGAAGAACAACGACGAGAAGGTCACCCTCATGGCCATCGACAAGCCCGAGTGCGAACTCACCGACAACATGGCGCCCCTCAAGAAGGGCCTCGAGCATGAGAAGTATGTCACCGCCCTCATCAACAACATCTATGCCGCGGCCTACGAGGTGAAGGATTTCCGCACCATGCAGCTGCTGGACTGGTTCGTCAAGGAGCAGGGCGAGGAGGAGAAAAACGCCACCGACCTCATCACCAAGATGGAGCTTTTCGGCACCGACGCCAAGGGCCTTTACATGCTCAACAGCGAGCTGGGCGCCCGGGTGTACACGGCGCCTTCCCTGGTACTGTAA